A window from Shewanella livingstonensis encodes these proteins:
- the yghU gene encoding glutathione-dependent disulfide-bond oxidoreductase: MTNQYTPPKVWQNNTNGANKWANINSPESGARFDKALPVGKHALQLYSLGTPNGQKVTILLEELLALGIKEAEYDAYLINIGEKDQFSSGFVAVNPNSKIPALLDKSADEDETVFESASILVHLAEKFNQFLPKDGKARTQTFNWLFWAQGSAPFLGGGFGHFYAYADEKQEYPINRFAMEVKRQLDVLDKQLANNTFIAGEEYSIADIAIWPWYGNLVLGNLYEAAEFLEVETYTNVVRWAKLLETREGVQRGRIINRSWGEAWEQVPERHCAEDIDKVLKLRPNTVK, translated from the coding sequence ATGACTAACCAATATACCCCACCTAAAGTTTGGCAAAATAATACCAATGGCGCGAATAAGTGGGCGAACATTAATAGCCCTGAGTCAGGTGCAAGATTTGATAAAGCGCTGCCAGTCGGAAAACATGCTTTGCAACTCTACTCCCTTGGCACACCAAACGGGCAAAAAGTAACTATTTTGTTAGAAGAGCTACTGGCCTTAGGCATTAAAGAAGCTGAATACGATGCTTATCTGATTAACATCGGCGAAAAGGATCAATTTTCATCAGGGTTTGTTGCAGTCAATCCAAACTCAAAAATACCCGCTTTATTGGATAAATCAGCTGATGAAGACGAAACCGTATTTGAATCTGCCTCAATTTTGGTTCATCTAGCAGAGAAGTTTAACCAATTCCTCCCTAAAGATGGCAAAGCCAGAACACAAACCTTTAACTGGTTGTTTTGGGCTCAAGGTTCAGCGCCGTTCCTCGGTGGTGGCTTCGGTCATTTCTATGCTTATGCCGATGAAAAACAGGAATATCCAATTAATCGCTTTGCTATGGAAGTTAAACGTCAGTTAGATGTGTTAGATAAACAACTGGCAAACAACACCTTTATTGCGGGTGAAGAATATAGCATTGCCGACATTGCTATTTGGCCTTGGTATGGCAACTTAGTCTTGGGCAATTTATATGAGGCTGCCGAATTCCTAGAAGTAGAGACTTATACCAATGTTGTTCGTTGGGCTAAGTTGCTTGAAACTCGTGAAGGGGTCCAACGTGGTCGTATCATCAATCGCTCTTGGGGTGAAGCATGGGAACAAGTTCCTGAGCGTCATTGCGCTGAAGATATTGATAAGGTTCTAAAGCTACGTCCTAACACCGTTAAATAA
- a CDS encoding haloacid dehalogenase type II, with the protein MQKMIGFDVYGTLVDPVDMGQHLQQLIGDKAQEFGQLWHDKKVEYAFRRGLMQQYEDFGVCTQQALQYCLSVFNVTLSNSEQQDLLAKFSQLKAFDDVIPGLALLRNQGHTLAAFSNGPEVAVRTLMQNSGVLPQLHDVISVDDLKTFKPNPAVYDYLMTRTQSDLNHCWMVSSNPWDVIGAKAAGLNTAWIQRDSKKIFDPWGIEPDITVSNLIELSEQLDCL; encoded by the coding sequence ATGCAAAAAATGATTGGATTTGATGTTTACGGCACATTAGTGGATCCTGTGGATATGGGCCAGCATCTGCAACAATTGATTGGCGACAAGGCACAAGAATTTGGTCAATTATGGCACGACAAAAAAGTCGAATATGCATTTCGTCGTGGCTTAATGCAACAATATGAAGATTTTGGTGTGTGTACTCAACAAGCTCTGCAATATTGTTTATCTGTTTTCAACGTAACACTGTCAAACAGCGAACAACAAGATTTACTGGCTAAATTTAGTCAACTCAAGGCTTTTGATGATGTCATTCCTGGACTAGCATTACTGCGTAATCAAGGTCATACCCTGGCCGCTTTTTCCAATGGACCTGAAGTGGCGGTTCGTACACTTATGCAAAACTCGGGCGTTTTACCTCAACTACATGACGTTATCAGTGTCGATGATCTAAAGACATTTAAACCTAACCCTGCCGTTTACGATTATTTAATGACTCGTACTCAATCTGACCTCAATCATTGTTGGATGGTGTCGAGCAATCCATGGGATGTCATTGGTGCCAAAGCCGCCGGACTGAATACTGCTTGGATCCAAAGAGACAGTAAAAAAATATTTGATCCTTGGGGCATTGAGCCTGATATCACCGTCAGTAATTTAATCGAATTAAGTGAACAGCTAGATTGCCTGTAA
- a CDS encoding EF-hand domain-containing protein has translation MSRYVLSVLLVCLTISTSANAIKNENVNGMMRMSQMPAFSDFDTNQDKLISEEEFERFQKARQALHKSEGRLLKNSSNCDEMFERIDLDHNKFIDAEEFQSHREMMRKST, from the coding sequence ATGAGTCGCTATGTTCTATCGGTATTACTAGTTTGTCTTACTATTTCTACGTCAGCTAATGCTATCAAAAATGAAAATGTAAATGGAATGATGAGAATGTCTCAGATGCCTGCATTTTCAGATTTTGATACTAATCAGGACAAATTGATATCTGAAGAAGAGTTTGAGCGCTTTCAAAAAGCCAGGCAAGCATTGCATAAATCTGAAGGTCGTCTATTAAAAAACTCATCGAATTGTGATGAAATGTTTGAGCGTATCGATTTGGATCACAATAAGTTTATTGATGCAGAAGAATTTCAATCTCATCGGGAAATGATGAGAAAGTCTACATAA